In Ursus arctos isolate Adak ecotype North America unplaced genomic scaffold, UrsArc2.0 scaffold_3, whole genome shotgun sequence, one DNA window encodes the following:
- the LOC130542122 gene encoding LOW QUALITY PROTEIN: uncharacterized protein LOC130542122 (The sequence of the model RefSeq protein was modified relative to this genomic sequence to represent the inferred CDS: inserted 1 base in 1 codon; substituted 1 base at 1 genomic stop codon): MSAGLCQEEGDPWEQKCFVTERGLGRMGDSDITGXTTNQRPGDXSPAPSPRTPYFHAIHLGPDPTMGCWLLCCVALCLLGAGSMDTGVTQIPKHLVTGMGRNVTLKCKQHLGHNAMYWYKQSAQNAPKLMFAYNYKNIARNETDSSRFSLWRPDTSQLDLHMGAVQREDSATYLCASSRDTAPHAPRLPLHKPPGWSQEARGTKAQLSISRKTPDRDPRASCCQSAPWMPRAERPAGNPTAWGLALPRSTLCLR, encoded by the exons ATGTCTGCAGGACTGTGCCAGGAAGAAGGGGATCCCTGGGAGCAGAAGTGCTTTGTCACTGAGCGGGGTCTTGGAAGGATGGG GGACAGTGACATCACAG AAACCACCAACCAACGCCCAGGAGACTagagcccagccccctcccccaggacacCCTACTTCCATGCTATCCACCTGGGCCCTGACCCCACCATGGGCTGCTGGCTGCTCTGCTGTGTGGCTCTCTGTCTCCTGGGAGCAG GCTCCATGGACACTGGAGTTACCCAGATTCCAAAACACCTGGTAACGGGGATGGGGAGGAACGTGACCCTGAAGTGCAAACAACATCTGGGACATAATGCTATGTACTGGTATAAACAGAGTGCTCAGAACGCGCCGAAGCTCATGTTTGCCTACAACTATAAAAATATCGCTAGAAATGAGACGGACTCTAGTCGCTTCTCCTTGTGGCGCCCAGACACCTCCCAGCTGGACCTCCACATGGGCGCCGTGCAGCGGGAGGACTCTGCCACGTATCTCTGTGCCAGCAGCAGGGACACAGCCCCGCACGCGCCACGTCTCCCTCTGCACAAACCTCCTGGGTGGAGCCAGGAAGCCAGGGGCACAAAGGCTCAGCTCAGCATTTCCCGGAAGACCCCAGACAGAGACCCCAGAGCCTCCTGCTGCCAGTCCGCTCCCTGGATGCCCAGAGCTGAGCGCCCAGCGGGAAACCCCACGgcctggggcctggctctgcctcGGTCCACACTGTGCCTGCGCTGA